A genome region from Leifsonia sp. Root112D2 includes the following:
- a CDS encoding sensor histidine kinase yields MSLGQLTPRLTLGAPSPLLKQSPTAALFALAVVVSVLMPATAITNLAGFVIGAALVTVATVLAAVLTTNPGWWRFALIVPAIDFLALGALRYGTGGPTSIYVSFVILPVIWFAVEEGRRNVLYATIGTAIALFVPAVVGDHMLGEPAGWMRAILSPIVFGVAAGVANEVSRQSRHRLDSLSRLADERTEMLDESLSQARSLAASEAHLRELESLMRNVWEAVSEQSVIGTSLTGEIDVWNRGATSMLGVTVNPYRDARYMEEFHLGSELDARAANLEFLGTETVANPRFAVLVDGARRGEADAGEWTYVDVEGGQIPVHLSVTTRVNDEGQPMGYLFIARDLTKEREVSRLKDEFVGLISHELRTPLSSILGYLELMRDDDEDELSASQLQYLGVAERNANRLLRLVGDLLFTAQVESGKFQVERKATELGSILQASVESAQPVAATAGVSLQVQVQGEAVVQGDTVRLGQALDNLISNALKFTPRGGSVTLGLAVNGADAVISVADTGIGIPAAELDQLFARFFRATTATRNAVPGVGLGLVITRAIVHAHGGEMSVTSQEGAGTTFSMVLPLRQLTVVPD; encoded by the coding sequence GTGAGCCTGGGGCAACTCACCCCTCGATTGACCCTCGGAGCACCCTCTCCGCTGTTGAAGCAGTCCCCGACGGCGGCACTCTTCGCGTTGGCCGTCGTGGTCAGCGTGCTGATGCCGGCCACGGCCATCACCAATCTCGCCGGCTTCGTCATCGGGGCAGCGCTGGTCACGGTCGCGACGGTTCTTGCGGCTGTTCTCACGACCAACCCCGGGTGGTGGCGATTCGCTCTGATCGTGCCCGCCATCGATTTTCTGGCGCTCGGCGCTCTGCGTTACGGAACGGGCGGCCCGACCTCGATCTACGTCTCCTTCGTCATTCTCCCCGTCATCTGGTTCGCGGTTGAGGAGGGAAGGCGCAACGTTCTCTACGCCACGATCGGCACGGCAATCGCACTGTTCGTGCCCGCCGTGGTCGGCGACCATATGCTGGGCGAGCCGGCCGGCTGGATGCGCGCGATCCTGAGTCCCATCGTCTTCGGCGTGGCCGCCGGCGTCGCGAACGAGGTTTCGCGGCAGTCGAGGCACAGGCTCGACTCGCTCAGCCGTTTGGCGGACGAACGCACAGAGATGCTCGACGAGAGCCTGAGCCAGGCGCGTTCGCTGGCCGCAAGCGAGGCGCATCTGCGTGAACTCGAGTCTTTGATGCGCAATGTGTGGGAGGCGGTCAGCGAGCAGTCCGTGATAGGCACCTCCCTCACGGGCGAGATCGATGTCTGGAATCGCGGCGCGACCTCGATGCTCGGTGTCACCGTGAACCCATACCGGGACGCCCGATACATGGAGGAATTCCACCTCGGCTCCGAGCTCGATGCGCGTGCGGCGAACCTGGAGTTCCTCGGCACCGAGACCGTGGCGAATCCGCGTTTCGCGGTGTTGGTCGATGGCGCGCGACGCGGCGAGGCCGATGCGGGCGAGTGGACGTACGTCGACGTGGAGGGCGGGCAGATACCCGTTCACCTCTCCGTCACCACACGAGTGAACGATGAGGGGCAGCCAATGGGCTATCTGTTCATCGCGCGCGACCTCACGAAGGAGCGGGAGGTCTCCAGGCTCAAGGATGAGTTCGTCGGCCTCATCTCCCACGAACTGCGCACACCGCTTAGTTCGATTCTCGGCTATCTGGAGCTCATGCGAGACGATGATGAGGATGAACTCTCGGCCAGCCAGCTGCAGTATCTCGGCGTGGCCGAGCGCAACGCGAACCGGCTGCTTCGTCTCGTCGGCGATCTGCTGTTCACCGCCCAGGTCGAGTCTGGAAAGTTCCAGGTGGAGCGCAAGGCGACCGAATTGGGCTCGATACTGCAGGCATCCGTCGAATCGGCGCAACCGGTCGCTGCGACCGCCGGAGTCTCACTGCAGGTTCAGGTGCAGGGCGAGGCCGTTGTGCAGGGCGACACGGTGCGGCTCGGACAGGCCCTCGACAATCTCATCTCGAACGCACTCAAGTTCACCCCGCGCGGCGGCTCCGTGACCCTGGGTCTTGCCGTGAACGGGGCGGATGCCGTTATCTCGGTTGCCGACACCGGCATCGGCATTCCTGCGGCAGAACTCGACCAGCTGTTCGCCCGTTTTTTTCGCGCCACCACGGCCACACGCAACGCGGTTCCGGGCGTCGGGCTTGGCCTCGTGATCACGCGAGCCATTGTGCATGCGCACGGCGGTGAGATGTCCGTTACGAGCCAGGAGGGCGCCGGAACGACCTTCAGCATGGTGCTGCCGCTACGACAGTTGACGGTCGTGCCCGACTAA
- the fdxA gene encoding ferredoxin — MTYVIAEPCIDVMDRACVDECPVDCIYEGGRSLYINPDECIDCGACEPVCPVEAIFYEDDLPPAWTEYTHDNARFFTDVLDGRNAPLGNPGGASKIGPVGADTPLVAAFPPRPSA; from the coding sequence ATGACGTACGTGATAGCCGAACCGTGTATCGATGTGATGGATCGCGCCTGTGTCGATGAATGCCCCGTCGACTGCATCTATGAGGGTGGCCGCTCCCTCTACATCAATCCTGACGAGTGTATCGACTGTGGCGCGTGCGAACCCGTGTGCCCCGTCGAGGCGATCTTCTATGAGGACGATCTTCCCCCCGCCTGGACCGAATACACCCACGACAATGCGCGCTTCTTCACCGATGTGCTCGATGGTCGCAACGCGCCGCTCGGCAACCCGGGCGGTGCATCCAAGATCGGGCCGGTCGGTGCGGATACCCCACTGGTCGCGGCCTTCCCGCCGCGTCCATCCGCTTAG
- a CDS encoding DUF1684 domain-containing protein produces MTDTATAATDPRALLAVYRERRDLAVTQPKGSLALVNTQWITGDADAPGQPVWGIPGLWSPLPAGQSGLKVEAAASDNIVVDGVLVDGSAVVRGKDDAAPGEVVFSDTVTGFVIAGDEGYALRVWDANSEEIQKFGTIDAFEYNPEWVIQGAFTPNDGGVTVGFEHLKDDGKTREMVVPGEITFSKDGVDYNLAAFRAGRALQLVFADATSGDSTYSVGRFLFVAPNSDGTITLDFNRAVLPPCAFSYNFNCPMPPKQNRFTVPIEAGEKNVLTTEGTLLHAE; encoded by the coding sequence ATGACCGACACCGCCACAGCAGCCACCGACCCGCGCGCGCTTCTGGCCGTCTACCGAGAACGTCGTGACCTTGCGGTGACGCAGCCGAAGGGCAGTCTCGCGCTCGTGAACACACAGTGGATCACGGGTGACGCGGATGCCCCGGGCCAGCCGGTGTGGGGCATTCCCGGCCTGTGGTCGCCGCTGCCTGCCGGGCAGTCCGGGCTGAAGGTCGAGGCAGCAGCATCCGACAACATCGTCGTCGACGGCGTGCTCGTCGACGGCTCAGCGGTGGTGCGCGGTAAGGATGACGCTGCGCCCGGCGAGGTTGTCTTCAGCGACACCGTCACGGGCTTTGTGATTGCCGGCGACGAGGGCTACGCCCTGCGGGTGTGGGATGCGAATTCGGAAGAGATCCAGAAGTTCGGCACGATTGACGCCTTCGAGTACAACCCCGAGTGGGTCATCCAGGGCGCCTTCACGCCCAATGACGGGGGAGTGACCGTCGGCTTCGAACACCTCAAAGACGATGGCAAGACGCGCGAGATGGTTGTGCCCGGTGAGATCACCTTCTCGAAAGACGGGGTCGACTACAACCTGGCCGCGTTCAGGGCCGGTCGTGCACTGCAACTCGTCTTCGCGGATGCCACGAGTGGCGACTCCACGTACTCTGTCGGCCGCTTCCTGTTCGTGGCGCCAAATTCTGATGGCACCATCACCCTCGACTTCAACCGCGCCGTGCTGCCCCCCTGTGCGTTCAGCTACAACTTCAACTGCCCGATGCCGCCGAAGCAGAACCGCTTCACGGTGCCGATCGAGGCCGGCGAGAAGAACGTGCTCACCACAGAAGGCACCCTCCTCCACGCCGAGTAG
- a CDS encoding helix-turn-helix transcriptional regulator, whose protein sequence is MTIVSNGGAQHSALASRTRRDVLEFIAASAVPLGASEIAEHIDLHITTVRFHLDQLESAHLIRRDVEREGRRGRPRVVYRAMPAVHQSTVHRQLIEVLAGALATDPDGGRARSVKAGQQWAQALVPEHTQPSTARSVDPLVTLLDELGFEPELESDDDRHTIQLLSCPFREAALDHPSVVCSVHRGLIQGTLEKTGHDSGEAELHPFVQPELCTVTLRGTLG, encoded by the coding sequence ATGACGATAGTCTCCAACGGCGGTGCTCAGCACAGTGCGCTTGCCTCGCGCACCAGGCGAGACGTGCTCGAATTCATTGCCGCGTCCGCGGTGCCGCTGGGCGCATCCGAGATCGCCGAGCATATCGACCTGCACATCACCACCGTGCGCTTTCACCTCGACCAGCTCGAATCGGCCCATCTCATTCGGCGGGACGTCGAACGCGAAGGGCGGCGCGGACGCCCTCGCGTCGTCTACCGCGCGATGCCGGCCGTGCATCAGTCCACGGTGCATCGACAGCTCATCGAGGTGCTCGCCGGCGCATTGGCGACGGATCCCGACGGCGGTCGCGCCCGATCCGTGAAGGCGGGCCAGCAGTGGGCACAAGCCCTCGTTCCCGAACATACGCAACCATCGACTGCACGCTCGGTCGACCCGCTCGTCACCCTGCTCGACGAGTTGGGCTTCGAGCCAGAGCTCGAAAGCGACGACGACAGGCACACCATCCAATTGCTTTCCTGCCCGTTCCGGGAGGCAGCACTCGACCATCCCAGCGTCGTGTGCTCAGTGCACCGGGGACTCATTCAGGGCACGCTTGAGAAGACCGGCCACGACAGTGGCGAGGCCGAGTTGCATCCGTTCGTACAGCCCGAACTGTGCACCGTCACCCTGCGCGGCACGCTGGGCTAG
- a CDS encoding DUF3145 domain-containing protein, protein MAAQVARGVLYVHSSPRALCPHIEWAAGRAIGRAVNFTWDEQPVLKGSQRAEFYWEGPPGTGAAIASALRGWEHLRYEVTEDAGLGNDGARWLHTPDLGIFFAQTDTAGNVVIAEDRVRYAMEVAGTNALELHRELRLALGQAWDDELEPFRYAGDATAVTWLHQVG, encoded by the coding sequence ATGGCGGCACAGGTAGCGCGAGGGGTGCTTTACGTGCACTCCTCTCCTCGCGCGCTCTGCCCACACATTGAGTGGGCTGCAGGGCGCGCCATTGGTCGCGCCGTGAACTTCACGTGGGACGAGCAGCCGGTGCTCAAGGGTTCGCAGCGTGCCGAGTTCTATTGGGAAGGGCCTCCGGGAACCGGCGCGGCGATCGCATCCGCTTTGCGTGGATGGGAGCACCTGCGTTACGAGGTGACGGAAGACGCCGGCCTGGGCAATGATGGAGCCCGCTGGCTGCACACACCAGACCTCGGCATCTTCTTCGCCCAGACCGACACCGCGGGCAATGTGGTGATTGCGGAGGACCGCGTTCGTTATGCCATGGAGGTGGCCGGAACGAACGCCCTCGAACTGCACCGCGAGTTGCGCCTCGCGCTCGGCCAGGCGTGGGACGACGAGCTCGAGCCCTTCCGTTACGCCGGCGACGCCACGGCCGTCACCTGGCTGCACCAGGTGGGCTGA
- a CDS encoding bifunctional 3'-5' exonuclease/DNA polymerase, whose amino-acid sequence MIALLRASGRNAVAVQIDEHGEMLDTPQQVAASDLAAFVARMEQNDPRWVWHDTSVWYPRLLKAGVRVRRCVDLRLCHVILRASSLCADSPLALAPPSAWDSGAAAVIEATALPQTALFDLDAFDDTAEEAPDDTIAEYARQSATVAASAGPGRLRLLLAAESAGALIAAELRHAGLPWRVDVHDRLLTELLGSRPTPGTRPQRLEQLLGRVRAELAAPSLNPDSPGELLKALARADLNVTSTRSWELKKIEHPSIEPLLEYKKLARLLSANGWAWMEVWVHNGRFHPDYVPGGVVTGRWATRGGGALQLPRQVRGAVVADDGWKLVVADAAQLEPRILAGLAHDMAMADAGRGTDLYAGIVDSGAVDTRPHAKVAMLGAMYGATTGESGRLMPALTRAFPRAIRLVEDAARAGERGEIVTSRLGRSSPRPSAAWGETQARASGVDATPADERRARGQARDWGRFTRNFVVQASAAEWALCWMAQLRTRLTALAAPGSRVEHGPHLVYFLHDEVIVHTPAELAPDVAAAVVDAANAAGRQLFGDFPVDFPVTTAVVDSYAEAK is encoded by the coding sequence TTGATAGCCCTCCTGCGTGCATCCGGCCGCAATGCTGTTGCCGTGCAGATCGATGAGCACGGAGAGATGCTCGACACCCCGCAGCAGGTGGCTGCCAGCGACCTGGCCGCGTTCGTGGCGCGCATGGAACAGAATGACCCACGCTGGGTGTGGCACGACACCTCGGTCTGGTATCCACGCCTGCTCAAGGCGGGAGTGCGCGTGCGCCGCTGCGTCGACCTGCGGCTCTGCCACGTCATATTGCGGGCGTCCTCGCTCTGTGCCGACTCACCGTTGGCGTTGGCGCCGCCCTCCGCGTGGGATTCCGGTGCAGCAGCGGTGATCGAGGCCACGGCACTGCCCCAGACGGCGCTCTTCGACCTGGATGCTTTCGATGACACCGCAGAAGAGGCTCCCGACGACACCATCGCCGAGTACGCACGGCAGAGTGCGACAGTCGCCGCATCGGCCGGTCCCGGGCGTTTGCGGCTCCTGCTCGCGGCGGAATCGGCGGGCGCCTTGATCGCCGCCGAACTGCGCCATGCCGGTCTGCCTTGGCGAGTCGACGTGCACGACCGCCTGCTCACGGAGCTTCTGGGAAGTCGGCCGACGCCCGGCACCCGCCCGCAGCGGCTCGAACAGCTTCTGGGGCGCGTGCGAGCCGAACTCGCGGCACCATCGCTCAATCCGGATTCACCAGGGGAGTTGCTGAAGGCGCTGGCGCGCGCAGATTTGAACGTGACGAGCACGCGCTCCTGGGAACTGAAAAAAATCGAACACCCCTCCATCGAGCCGTTGCTCGAGTACAAGAAGCTCGCGCGGCTTCTGAGTGCCAACGGATGGGCGTGGATGGAGGTCTGGGTGCATAATGGCCGCTTTCACCCCGACTATGTGCCCGGCGGCGTTGTGACGGGTCGCTGGGCCACGCGAGGCGGCGGTGCGCTGCAGCTTCCCAGGCAGGTGCGTGGGGCGGTCGTTGCAGACGATGGATGGAAGCTGGTGGTGGCGGATGCGGCACAGCTGGAACCACGCATCCTCGCCGGCCTCGCACACGACATGGCCATGGCCGACGCCGGGCGCGGCACAGACCTGTACGCGGGAATCGTCGACTCCGGCGCTGTCGACACCAGGCCGCATGCCAAGGTGGCGATGCTGGGGGCCATGTACGGCGCGACCACGGGGGAGAGCGGGCGCCTGATGCCCGCACTGACCCGCGCCTTTCCCCGGGCTATCCGGCTGGTGGAAGACGCGGCTCGCGCGGGTGAACGCGGGGAGATCGTGACCTCCAGGCTCGGCCGTAGTTCGCCGCGGCCCTCGGCGGCGTGGGGTGAGACGCAGGCGCGGGCATCCGGCGTGGATGCGACACCGGCCGACGAGCGGCGGGCACGCGGCCAGGCGCGAGACTGGGGGCGCTTCACCCGCAATTTCGTGGTGCAGGCGAGCGCCGCCGAGTGGGCGCTGTGCTGGATGGCGCAGCTGCGCACCCGGCTGACGGCGCTGGCCGCGCCCGGCTCTCGCGTGGAGCACGGGCCGCATCTCGTCTATTTTCTGCACGACGAGGTGATTGTTCATACGCCCGCTGAACTCGCGCCGGATGTCGCTGCGGCCGTTGTAGACGCGGCGAACGCGGCCGGGCGGCAGCTCTTCGGGGATTTTCCCGTCGATTTTCCCGTGACGACGGCCGTCGTCGATTCCTACGCCGAGGCGAAGTGA
- a CDS encoding PadR family transcriptional regulator, giving the protein MSIRQSLLAILNQGPCYGYQLRSEFDRRTGSTWPLNVGQIYNTLDRLERDGLVAKANTDTEGHVYYAITDAGTAEVSGWLGSPVMRSAATRDELAIKLAIAVTLPGINISDVIQVQRAASLRMLQDLTKAKNASDDPESAEDLAGLLVMDSLIFQAEAEVRWLDHSETRLARASAAGVAEALPLSTETPKRGRPVKQTAAEREGENAR; this is encoded by the coding sequence GTGTCCATTCGCCAAAGCCTGCTCGCCATTCTGAACCAGGGGCCGTGCTACGGCTATCAGCTGCGCAGCGAGTTCGACCGTCGCACCGGTTCCACCTGGCCGCTCAATGTCGGCCAGATCTACAACACCCTCGATCGACTTGAACGCGACGGTCTCGTGGCCAAGGCCAACACCGATACCGAAGGCCATGTGTACTACGCGATAACGGATGCCGGCACGGCCGAGGTCTCCGGTTGGCTCGGCTCCCCCGTGATGCGCTCCGCCGCCACCCGTGATGAACTCGCGATCAAGCTGGCCATCGCCGTGACGCTACCCGGCATCAATATCTCCGATGTCATCCAGGTGCAGCGGGCGGCGAGTCTGCGCATGCTGCAGGATCTGACGAAGGCGAAGAACGCATCCGATGACCCGGAGTCTGCCGAAGACCTTGCTGGGCTGCTCGTGATGGATTCGCTCATCTTCCAGGCCGAGGCTGAGGTGCGCTGGCTCGACCATTCCGAGACCCGGCTGGCACGCGCATCCGCCGCCGGTGTCGCCGAGGCATTGCCTCTGAGCACCGAGACGCCGAAACGCGGGCGACCCGTCAAACAGACCGCAGCCGAGCGCGAGGGCGAGAACGCGCGATGA
- a CDS encoding FtsX-like permease family protein yields MSRLARLRISLRIARRSSLRSPGRSALIVALIALPVAGMAAVMLVLPSTIATTSEKLTIELGHTQASVQIVADPNAGLEQDPTTNNWASGEASSSTPARSGHRTLDELFPAGTRLIPVADSAVTLKTRGGVGTMNTQEGETWDKTLGGAYAIIDGRAPNRADEVLATSGALSRLGVQLGGHVELLAPVARTVTVVGEMDDRAHADSTETLYGLPSAFGDTSDLLKNPQATAYLPDTVIDWSGVKALNKQGALVYSRAVLLDPPKPSEYNGSFGGSSSLSIQFVMAGIIVAFALLEVTLLAGAAFMVGARAQERSLATVASVGAPRSTLLSIITANGVVLGAVGGVIGVGAGIGIGSLFMVLTVDGNATRYWGYHLWWPAMIGIALAAIVIGWIGALVPAVRASRIDIVAALRGARRPTPIRRRRPVFGLILVVVGFVMGISGGALLFSPVSANTGGKSGPLSWVITGMLIGGPILIQLGLILCSGLMLRVLARLFSRAGVASRLAARDAARNPGRSVPALAVVMTTVFVAVFAMAMISSSETTNRANYQYRAAPGQARLSLNYWGASGEKTVNAQEVVAATRSSLDVAHVASLEAVPDPASLGFSDPSVPPADPGLLLPALTIPAANECPAASTGANYNADAVTPGTKAYEEAQADWRCEDHYARSDMSGDGSRQIWVGDAGDLALVIGTTPSADALAALAGHGAVALHPQYVNDHHVTISWWPTSYWAKSNGEKPPPATKSTTIDAVVQKTTHSLPYGIFISPATAHSLGLDYNDQLVLASTKTPVTQDQIDALNQAIDVIVGVPGGFYTDVERGPAASAGAWAWALLGLAGLIAIGAAAVAIGLARADGRKDQAALTAVGASPRVRRGFGFWQAVVLTGTGAVLGAAVGLVPALALTLPGSGTTFTAPWLQIGATAVLMPLVIAGATWVFTGRGRSDFRRAAIE; encoded by the coding sequence ATGAGCCGGCTCGCTCGCCTGCGCATTTCCCTGCGCATCGCCCGCCGCTCCAGCCTGCGCTCCCCCGGCCGCAGCGCACTCATCGTCGCGCTCATCGCGCTACCGGTCGCAGGCATGGCCGCGGTGATGCTGGTACTCCCAAGCACGATTGCCACGACAAGCGAGAAGCTCACCATCGAACTCGGACACACGCAGGCCTCCGTGCAAATCGTTGCGGACCCCAATGCCGGCCTCGAGCAGGATCCAACAACGAACAATTGGGCATCCGGCGAAGCCTCCTCCTCCACACCGGCACGGTCCGGGCACCGCACGCTCGACGAGCTCTTCCCGGCGGGAACCCGGCTGATCCCCGTAGCCGACTCTGCCGTCACCCTGAAGACCAGGGGTGGCGTTGGAACGATGAACACCCAAGAAGGCGAAACGTGGGACAAGACGCTCGGGGGTGCGTACGCGATCATCGACGGTCGTGCACCGAACCGAGCGGACGAGGTGCTCGCCACCTCCGGCGCACTGAGCCGCCTCGGTGTACAACTTGGCGGTCATGTCGAGCTTCTCGCACCCGTCGCACGCACCGTCACGGTAGTCGGGGAAATGGACGATCGCGCCCATGCCGATTCAACCGAGACACTCTATGGTCTGCCCAGCGCGTTCGGCGACACGAGTGATCTTCTGAAGAATCCCCAGGCGACCGCCTATCTTCCCGATACGGTGATCGACTGGAGCGGAGTAAAGGCGCTGAACAAGCAGGGGGCTTTGGTCTACTCCCGAGCCGTGCTTCTGGATCCGCCAAAACCGAGTGAGTACAACGGCAGTTTCGGCGGTTCTTCCTCCCTGAGTATTCAGTTCGTGATGGCCGGCATCATCGTGGCCTTCGCGCTGCTGGAAGTCACGCTCCTTGCGGGAGCGGCCTTCATGGTCGGTGCCCGGGCACAGGAGCGCTCACTGGCCACAGTCGCGAGCGTCGGCGCGCCGCGTTCGACGCTGCTCTCGATCATCACGGCAAACGGTGTAGTGCTCGGTGCAGTCGGTGGGGTGATTGGGGTCGGGGCAGGGATCGGTATTGGGTCGCTCTTCATGGTGCTCACCGTCGACGGCAACGCCACCCGATACTGGGGATATCACCTGTGGTGGCCCGCCATGATCGGCATCGCCCTCGCCGCCATCGTGATCGGTTGGATCGGGGCCCTCGTGCCTGCGGTTCGGGCCTCCCGCATCGACATCGTCGCTGCGCTGCGCGGCGCCAGACGACCGACACCGATCAGGCGTCGGCGACCGGTCTTCGGCCTCATCCTCGTGGTGGTTGGTTTCGTGATGGGCATCTCTGGCGGAGCGTTGCTGTTCTCACCCGTCTCGGCGAACACCGGCGGAAAGTCCGGCCCGCTGAGCTGGGTCATCACAGGAATGCTCATCGGCGGCCCGATCCTCATTCAGCTCGGGCTCATTCTGTGCAGCGGCCTGATGTTGCGGGTTCTCGCACGGCTGTTTTCCCGCGCCGGGGTAGCCAGCCGTCTCGCGGCCCGGGACGCGGCCCGTAATCCCGGGCGCAGCGTTCCGGCACTCGCCGTCGTGATGACAACCGTGTTCGTCGCGGTCTTCGCCATGGCCATGATCAGCAGCTCGGAGACGACCAACCGTGCGAACTATCAGTATCGAGCGGCACCCGGCCAGGCACGCCTCTCGCTGAATTACTGGGGGGCGAGCGGGGAGAAGACGGTGAATGCACAGGAGGTCGTCGCTGCCACGCGGTCGAGTCTCGACGTCGCACACGTTGCCTCGTTGGAAGCCGTTCCAGATCCCGCGAGCCTTGGCTTTTCTGATCCTTCAGTTCCCCCGGCCGACCCGGGACTACTCTTACCCGCGTTGACGATCCCCGCAGCGAATGAATGTCCGGCGGCGTCCACCGGTGCGAACTACAACGCTGACGCCGTGACGCCCGGCACGAAGGCCTATGAAGAGGCGCAGGCGGACTGGAGGTGCGAAGACCACTATGCGCGTTCGGATATGTCAGGCGATGGCAGCAGACAGATATGGGTCGGCGACGCAGGCGACCTTGCGCTCGTAATCGGCACGACACCGAGCGCGGATGCTCTCGCTGCGCTCGCCGGCCATGGCGCTGTAGCTCTACATCCGCAATACGTCAACGATCATCACGTCACGATTTCTTGGTGGCCGACGAGTTATTGGGCCAAATCCAACGGAGAGAAGCCTCCGCCCGCGACGAAGTCGACAACCATCGATGCGGTCGTGCAGAAGACCACCCACTCGCTGCCCTACGGAATCTTCATCTCACCGGCCACCGCGCATTCACTCGGGCTCGACTATAACGATCAACTCGTGCTCGCTTCGACGAAGACCCCGGTGACGCAGGACCAAATCGACGCACTTAACCAGGCGATCGACGTGATCGTCGGCGTTCCCGGCGGCTTCTACACCGACGTCGAGCGCGGTCCGGCCGCCTCTGCAGGAGCGTGGGCCTGGGCGCTGCTCGGGCTTGCCGGCCTCATAGCGATTGGGGCGGCTGCCGTGGCGATCGGGCTCGCGCGAGCCGATGGTCGAAAGGACCAGGCGGCTCTCACGGCCGTCGGGGCCAGCCCGCGCGTGCGGCGCGGATTCGGGTTCTGGCAGGCGGTGGTGCTCACGGGGACGGGAGCCGTGCTCGGTGCGGCCGTTGGGCTTGTGCCGGCGCTCGCGCTGACGCTGCCGGGGTCGGGAACGACGTTCACTGCGCCGTGGCTGCAGATCGGTGCGACGGCGGTGCTCATGCCGTTGGTGATCGCCGGGGCGACGTGGGTGTTCACCGGGCGCGGTCGGAGTGACTTTCGGCGGGCGGCTATTGAATAG
- a CDS encoding group III truncated hemoglobin, producing MSGSEAALRDIADRDDISVLVRSFYEAAFDDALLGPIFAEIAHMDLDAHMPIMCDFWQTVLFRAGLYQRNALTLHVALHERAHLEQRHFDRWLVLWNATVSRLYAGEKAELAKLQAARIAGSIHRRLQGESGSDFVSIHRRPTV from the coding sequence GTGAGCGGGAGTGAGGCTGCGCTGCGCGACATCGCCGACCGAGACGACATCTCGGTGCTTGTCCGCTCGTTCTATGAGGCGGCGTTCGATGATGCGCTTCTCGGACCGATCTTCGCCGAGATCGCCCACATGGATCTCGACGCCCACATGCCCATCATGTGCGACTTCTGGCAGACGGTGTTGTTTCGGGCCGGCCTTTACCAGCGCAATGCACTCACCCTGCACGTTGCCCTGCACGAGCGGGCGCATCTCGAGCAGCGTCATTTCGATCGGTGGCTCGTGCTCTGGAATGCGACGGTTTCGCGACTCTACGCGGGGGAGAAGGCCGAGTTGGCCAAGCTGCAGGCGGCGCGTATTGCCGGCTCCATTCACCGTCGGCTGCAGGGGGAGTCCGGCAGCGACTTCGTGAGTATCCATCGGCGACCGACCGTCTAG
- a CDS encoding ABC transporter ATP-binding protein: MSAARVAVGTDELLRLDGVAMHYGKGETSVTALAGIDLTVSRGELVAVMGASGSGKSTLLTIAGGLTTPTSGEVIIDGQWISDMSASRIAMLRRRSLGFVFQDFNLIPALTALENVTLPLELDGWKARKARTAGLEALAAVELEDRADRFPDDLSGGQQQRVAIARAIVGTRRLILADEPTGALDSTTGEVVLRMLRKRVDAGAGGILVTHDARHAAWADRIVFLRDGRIIETGVSDTAESLLSGRHTA, from the coding sequence ATGAGCGCGGCACGCGTCGCCGTCGGCACCGACGAGTTGTTGCGCCTCGACGGCGTCGCCATGCACTACGGCAAGGGGGAAACGTCGGTGACGGCGTTGGCGGGAATCGATCTGACGGTGTCGCGAGGAGAGCTGGTGGCCGTGATGGGGGCATCCGGCTCGGGCAAATCGACGCTGCTGACGATTGCGGGCGGGCTGACTACGCCGACGAGCGGTGAGGTCATCATCGACGGCCAGTGGATCTCCGACATGTCTGCCTCGCGCATCGCGATGCTGCGACGGCGCTCGCTCGGATTCGTGTTTCAGGACTTCAACCTCATCCCCGCACTGACCGCGCTGGAGAATGTCACGCTGCCGCTGGAACTCGACGGCTGGAAGGCCCGCAAAGCGCGCACGGCCGGGCTTGAGGCACTGGCTGCGGTCGAACTCGAGGATCGCGCCGACCGATTCCCCGATGATCTCTCGGGCGGCCAGCAGCAGCGCGTGGCCATCGCCCGCGCCATCGTGGGCACCCGCAGGCTCATTCTCGCCGACGAGCCGACCGGCGCGCTCGACTCCACCACGGGCGAGGTCGTGTTGCGCATGCTGCGCAAGCGAGTGGATGCCGGTGCCGGCGGCATCCTCGTCACGCACGACGCCCGCCACGCGGCCTGGGCAGACCGCATCGTCTTTCTGCGCGATGGGCGCATCATCGAGACGGGTGTCTCCGACACGGCCGAATCCCTTCTCTCCGGTCGGCACACCGCATGA